TGATTAGTGAAGCAACACCTGTCAATTCAGAAAATTCATCCTGAATTTTTTGTATTTCATCAGGGTCAAATAAATTTTCAAAAGAAAATTGTAATTCCTGTTCCGGCCGGGTAAGAGAGAACAGGCGTTGTTTTAAAATATCCTCAGCTTTTTTTCCTGATATTGACTTTTTTATTTTATGAGCAAGTTCAGCAAACTGTGATTTTGGATCGCCGCCTTTCTGGACATAAAAATCAGCTCCTTCGTTTAAGGCCTCAATTACTACCTCTTCCCTGCTCTTTCCCGTAAAAATCAAAAATGGCGTAGAATTATTAGTGTCTCGTAGATATTTTAAAAAATCAATCCCGCTCAATTCAGGCATCTGATAATCTGATACTATCGCATCAAAGGATTGTGTTGAGAGTATTTTTAGCGCTTCTTTTACGCTTTCTGCTGTTGTTACAGAAAAATTTCCTGTTCTTTCAAGAAACATTTTGCCAATATCAAGAAGAGCTGGTTCATCATCAACATAAAGAAGTGATATTTCAGGTAAATCCCACTCTTCAAATGGCATAATGTATATCCCCTTTTTCTTAAAAGGATATATAATCTTGTATCAGGATAATTTTTAATTTTATAAGGCGTTATAGAGGTATGAAAGGCAAAAATTTAGCATTAAAAAATAGCAGTGTTAAAAAAGAAACCATTTTCTTGTTTCCATCGGTTTATTTGTCTCAATCGTATTTTTCTGCATTTGAATTTGTGCAGGCTTTTAAGTACCAATAAATTATAAGCATAACCAAAGTCATTTCGATGAAAAATCCCACATACAGGATTAGTCCTGACCAGAATTGTGTTTTTAAATCCCCAAAAACCCGGTTTTTTGTAAATATATCAATAATAAATCCAATGAGAGGAAGTTTCGCTGTGAAAAAAGAACCATATAATCTCCCCTGCCATACTTCTCCTCCCAAAAACAAAGCAAAAATAAAAATTACATTTATCAATATTTTTTCTTATCAGAATTTCCTGAAATTCTTTACAGGTAGCAATGCAAATAGAAATGGTATGGATATATCGTGAGAGGTGTTTATGGTCTTTTAGGCCTGATATTAAAATATAATCATCTGGGGCTAAGTCTTGTGGGGTGCAATTTATGGAAATATCAGTAAAGTTTAAATTAATTTTTGTGGCTTTCATTATTATTTTGTCATCAATAGTTCCCTTCGTATCAGCAGGTGATCCAGTTATGTTTAGTGAAGGGGATTCATATGATTCATATGTATCCGGTAATTATATTGTATATACGGACTTTAAGGATGACCCTTTTGGAAGGGAGCCTGAATGGTACAGATACGGAATTGTCAGGGGAAAACCAAATTTTTTTAAAGATCTTCCAATAGGGAATACATATCTGTTCAATATATCCTCAAACACAACAACTCCGGTTTATAAAAGCGTATGCAGGAGCATTTCACCCTGGATAAAAGATGATACAGTATATTGGTATGAGAACAGACTATCTCCTGCGTATTTTGATTCAGATGATCCAAACCCTCTTGACATTTTTTTGTATTCTGTACCTATTGAGAGGATAAATTATCAGGCAGCAGAAAATTATTCCATGCTAAATCCTAATGTAACTCTCTCCCGGAAATCAGGATATAATTATTCAGAAAGAAAAAGACCCATGTTTTCTTCGGATTTAATTGAAGTTGTACATAGTAATGACAAAACATCTGATCTTTTTATGTATTATACAGACCCGGATATTGGCAATAAAACCCTGATTGCATCCGGCCCCTATCTGTGTTATGCAAGTCCGCAGCTTTATGGGGATAGAATTTTCTGGGAGGACTGCCGCAGCGGTTATTCACAGCTTTATGTATATTCACTTAAAACCGGTCGTGAATATCAGATAGCACCACAGTATTTCTCCCAGTATGACTGCTCGTTTGACGGCGATATTGTTGCATGGACAACATATGGCGGGGATTTATATTACACAAATATTTCAGGACTGATTGATGAGAAATCCTCTGAAAACAGCTATGAACCCGTATCCGGATCAGAAGAATCCGATATTGATACAGTTATTCTGATATTTGCAATTTCAACTGCAATTTTGATTATGGCGACTAAAAGAGGAGGATTATATTGAACAATTTCTGTCTCCTAAAAGGATTATTAACCTCTGTTGCATTATTAACTGCTATTCTTGCGGGATGCACAGGTATGATTCCTGATGATTCTGGTGTAAATATCATCAATAATTCAATAACAGAAGATAATTTAAGCGATTTGGATGAAAACAGGTTTTATCCCGGAAGTGATGAGAGAATTAGGTTATGTTCATGCATATGCAGGCTTTTAATTGTTGAGAATATTAGTGCCGGAGAAGGATATTCCATGATACAGAATTACAGCAATAAAAACGAGATTGTAATGAATCTTGAGCTTTATGGAAATGAACCACTTTCTTCTGAATATTTATCATTTGAAGATAATCCTCTGCTTTTAAGCGCCCTTGAAAAGAAGCATGGAGGTGTGGAATTAACACCTGAAGAGAATGATTATGCCCTTCTGCATTACAGCAATAAATATTTTGAATATTCGGGAAGTTATTACGTTGCAGTTGTCAGAGAAGGTTCGTGTTCAAATGACATCTGTTATCCAAAAGATTATAAAAATCTAAAATTTACTGCAGATGAAGTTTTATCACTTGCTCTTGCTGATAAAGATGTCAGATATTCAATAGGTGATTTGGACTATGAAGTCTCAGGAGTCTGCATTACTGAAAATAATGGTGAGTCTTTATATCAGGTGCAGATTCAGATGTATAAAGACGGTTATCCGCATGGAATGGTAATTCCATATTTAAATATGTCAGGCGGAGTTGTCATAAAAGGGTATAGTTATCCTCCACATATATTGCCGGAAGTAGCCGGATAATTTTGTATAATTATAACTTGTTCAAAACTTATTCTATTACAATATCATATTTAAAAAGAAGCCCTGAAACACCCTGCAATGAAAATAAGGCATTTTTCATCCTGTTTAGTTCAGGATCTATAATGTAATTTTCAGCTGTTCTAAAGTCCGCACCCTCCATATTATTTCTGATAAAAACAGTTCCTGACAGGCTGCAGTTCTTAAATTCAGCTTCTCTTAGATCTGATTCAGTAAACTGGGCTTCATTTAATGTGCAGTCATCAAACACAGATTTTACAAGACTGTTTTTAAAAAAAATAGCATAACTAAAGATGCATCCAATAAATCCGACATCAAAGAGAAAATCGCTGCAATAGCTGAAGTCAACCCCTGTTAACTTGCATTTATTAAATCTGACATTTTTTAAGCCTGTTCCGTTAAGTTTTGTAAGTCCCAAGTTGCAGTTTTCAAATTTGCAGTCAATAAAATCACAGTCTGACAAATCAGTCTCTGAAAAATTGCAGTTTAGAAATTCACATGAATCAAATTCATTTCCTGTAAATTCTGTCTGTGAATAATCACAGTTTTCAAAAATTATATTGTTCTGGGACTCGTTTATCATTGGTTCCTCT
The genomic region above belongs to Methanomicrobium antiquum and contains:
- a CDS encoding pentapeptide repeat-containing protein, with product MINESQNNIIFENCDYSQTEFTGNEFDSCEFLNCNFSETDLSDCDFIDCKFENCNLGLTKLNGTGLKNVRFNKCKLTGVDFSYCSDFLFDVGFIGCIFSYAIFFKNSLVKSVFDDCTLNEAQFTESDLREAEFKNCSLSGTVFIRNNMEGADFRTAENYIIDPELNRMKNALFSLQGVSGLLFKYDIVIE
- a CDS encoding TolB family protein, translating into MEISVKFKLIFVAFIIILSSIVPFVSAGDPVMFSEGDSYDSYVSGNYIVYTDFKDDPFGREPEWYRYGIVRGKPNFFKDLPIGNTYLFNISSNTTTPVYKSVCRSISPWIKDDTVYWYENRLSPAYFDSDDPNPLDIFLYSVPIERINYQAAENYSMLNPNVTLSRKSGYNYSERKRPMFSSDLIEVVHSNDKTSDLFMYYTDPDIGNKTLIASGPYLCYASPQLYGDRIFWEDCRSGYSQLYVYSLKTGREYQIAPQYFSQYDCSFDGDIVAWTTYGGDLYYTNISGLIDEKSSENSYEPVSGSEESDIDTVILIFAISTAILIMATKRGGLY